The sequence CGGAGGAAAAATGAAAAGAATTTTGTCGGCAGTATTAGTTTTGGCGTTTGCGGTTTCGTGCGGCTGGTCGTTAAGCATTGTCCCTAAAATAGGGTTTGACGTGCCCGCGTCGGTGCGCGGCGATAACGGTTTTGCGGCTTACGACGTTTACGGCGGCGGCAACATAGGCATTGAAGCGCGCGTCGGCATATCAAAATATTTTATGTGGAGCGCTGGTTTTGAGTATGACTTTTCAAGACATTTAATTGATACCGGCAAAAGCTGGAACGAATCCGACTTTTCTTTCTCTCCGTTATACGTGGCTTTATTTTGGGCTCCGCTTAGCCAATGGGGCGACGTTAAGCCTTATTTAAAAGTTTTTGTGGGCTATAATGTTTTAGCGTCCGTTGCGTCCGAAGTTGCGGAAAGCGCCGAAGGAAGCGTAAACTGGGGCGGAGGTTTAGGCTTTGAATATAAATCTCTTGTTTTTGAATTTACCGGCTCAAGCTCAAACGGAAAATTTAAAACAGCGTCAACAACGCAGGAAATAGAATATAGAAAAATAACTTTAAGCGCCGGATATAAATTTCAAATATAAAATATAATTTAAACGTTCAGGGTTATGCTTTTGCAATTTTAAAAGCATAGCCCTGACTATTTTAGGAGCAAAAATGGCAAAGTTTGATTTGGTAAAAACAACGCAATGGAAAAATTTGGAAAATCACCGCGCGGAAAATAAAAACGCGCACTTAAGAGATTTGTTTACGGAAAAAAACAGATTCGCGCGTTTTTCTATAAGAAATAACGACTTGGGAATAACTTTTGATTATTCAAAAAATATTATTAACGACGAAACCTTTCAGCTTTTAACGGATTTTGCGCGCTCTGCCAAAGTGAACGAATACGCGCAAAAGATGTTTAGCGGCG is a genomic window of Endomicrobium proavitum containing:
- a CDS encoding outer membrane beta-barrel protein, whose protein sequence is MKRILSAVLVLAFAVSCGWSLSIVPKIGFDVPASVRGDNGFAAYDVYGGGNIGIEARVGISKYFMWSAGFEYDFSRHLIDTGKSWNESDFSFSPLYVALFWAPLSQWGDVKPYLKVFVGYNVLASVASEVAESAEGSVNWGGGLGFEYKSLVFEFTGSSSNGKFKTASTTQEIEYRKITLSAGYKFQI